The proteins below come from a single Microtus pennsylvanicus isolate mMicPen1 chromosome 13, mMicPen1.hap1, whole genome shotgun sequence genomic window:
- the C13H1orf174 gene encoding UPF0688 protein C1orf174 homolog isoform X1: protein MAVTSDAAVTAAAAALAGARLRRRSVGSGVLTHEEPEGGVRSSARLQARSYSAASSASTEGIASSTSVKTACLASSSHKTTDRRTSKKFKYDKGHLVKAELQKADRKSDVSSLPKVAPEASCDSEFAEASAKTAAPVPESREPPQGCCQPVSEEPSAKTEGGLPTPEPGRVAAAQEPDGSSARQAEPVPRTEEVQAPVLQMDSSVFLDDDSNQPMPVSRFFGNVELMQDLPPASSSCPSMSRREFRKMHFRAKEDEDEDDAEM from the exons ATGGCGGTGACGTCAGACGCAGCAGTgacggcagcggcggcggcgttgGCGGGCGCACGATTGAGACGGCGGAGCGTTGGGTCCGGGGTGCTCACTCATGAGGAGCCGGAAG GTGGAGTGCGATCCTCAGCACGCCTTCAGGCCCGAAGCTACTCTGCAGCCAGCTCAGCCTCTACTGAGGGCATTGCCAGCTCCACATCTGTCAAGACAGCATGTCTG GCTTCCTCGTCACACAAGACTACAGACAGACGTACTTCCAAAAAGTTCAAGTATGACAAAGGTCACCTTGTAAAGGCAGAACTACAGAAAGCTGACCGTAAAAGTGACGTTTCTTCTTTGCCAAAAGTGGCCCCCGAGGCCTCTTGTGACAGTGAGTTTGCCGAGGCCAGCGCTAAGACGGCTGCCCCTGTGCCGGAGAGTAGAGAGCCTCCCCAGGGCTGCTGCCAGCCTGTGAGTGAGGAACCCTCAGCAAAGACTGAAGGTGGCCTGCCCACACCAGAACCCGGCAGGGTGGCTGCAGCCCAGGAACCTGATGGCAGTTCTGCCAGACAGGCTGAGCCAGTGCCCAGGACAGAGGAGGTGCAGGCACCTGTGCTCCAGATGGACAGCAGCGTCTTTCTAGACGATGACAGCAACCAGCCCATGCCTGTGAGCCGCTTCTTCGGGAATGTTGAGCTGATGCAG GATCTGCCACCAGCCTCTTCATCTTGTCCTTCCATGAGCAGACGAGAGTTCAGAAAAATGCATTTCAGAGCCaaagaggatgaggatgaggacgACGCCGAGATGTAG
- the C13H1orf174 gene encoding UPF0688 protein C1orf174 homolog isoform X2 codes for MRSRKLTGGVRSSARLQARSYSAASSASTEGIASSTSVKTACLASSSHKTTDRRTSKKFKYDKGHLVKAELQKADRKSDVSSLPKVAPEASCDSEFAEASAKTAAPVPESREPPQGCCQPVSEEPSAKTEGGLPTPEPGRVAAAQEPDGSSARQAEPVPRTEEVQAPVLQMDSSVFLDDDSNQPMPVSRFFGNVELMQDLPPASSSCPSMSRREFRKMHFRAKEDEDEDDAEM; via the exons ATGAGGAGCCGGAAG CTCACAGGTGGAGTGCGATCCTCAGCACGCCTTCAGGCCCGAAGCTACTCTGCAGCCAGCTCAGCCTCTACTGAGGGCATTGCCAGCTCCACATCTGTCAAGACAGCATGTCTG GCTTCCTCGTCACACAAGACTACAGACAGACGTACTTCCAAAAAGTTCAAGTATGACAAAGGTCACCTTGTAAAGGCAGAACTACAGAAAGCTGACCGTAAAAGTGACGTTTCTTCTTTGCCAAAAGTGGCCCCCGAGGCCTCTTGTGACAGTGAGTTTGCCGAGGCCAGCGCTAAGACGGCTGCCCCTGTGCCGGAGAGTAGAGAGCCTCCCCAGGGCTGCTGCCAGCCTGTGAGTGAGGAACCCTCAGCAAAGACTGAAGGTGGCCTGCCCACACCAGAACCCGGCAGGGTGGCTGCAGCCCAGGAACCTGATGGCAGTTCTGCCAGACAGGCTGAGCCAGTGCCCAGGACAGAGGAGGTGCAGGCACCTGTGCTCCAGATGGACAGCAGCGTCTTTCTAGACGATGACAGCAACCAGCCCATGCCTGTGAGCCGCTTCTTCGGGAATGTTGAGCTGATGCAG GATCTGCCACCAGCCTCTTCATCTTGTCCTTCCATGAGCAGACGAGAGTTCAGAAAAATGCATTTCAGAGCCaaagaggatgaggatgaggacgACGCCGAGATGTAG